A genomic window from Paenibacillus sp. FSL K6-0276 includes:
- the fabD gene encoding ACP S-malonyltransferase, with the protein MSKIAFVFPGQGAQAVGMGKDVYDALPKSRAVFEKGDEVLGFSLSKLIFEGPDSELKQTVNTQPALLTASVAFLEALREQGLKPDYVAGHSLGEYSALVAAGVLSYEDAVTLVRLRGRFMEEAVPGGQGAMAAVLGAEREALAVLCQNVTEESGVVELANVNCPGQIVVSGSQEGVNGVVQRVKEAGGKRAIPLEVSGPFHSSMMKAAADRLAEELKKVTFNAPNVPVIVNVTASPVTDPEEIRELLVRQVYSPVLWQDSIEWLIADGVDTFVEIGSGSVLAGLIRKIDKTVKVININTLESVQNVL; encoded by the coding sequence ATGAGTAAAATCGCATTTGTCTTTCCCGGTCAGGGAGCACAAGCAGTTGGTATGGGCAAGGATGTGTATGATGCTCTTCCAAAAAGCCGTGCAGTGTTTGAAAAAGGTGATGAAGTTCTCGGATTTTCACTGAGTAAGCTGATTTTTGAAGGACCGGACAGTGAGTTGAAGCAGACCGTAAACACCCAGCCAGCGCTTCTTACAGCAAGCGTAGCTTTTCTTGAAGCCCTCCGTGAACAAGGTTTGAAGCCGGATTATGTCGCTGGACATAGCCTTGGAGAATACAGCGCACTAGTAGCTGCGGGTGTATTGTCATATGAAGATGCTGTAACGCTTGTACGCTTACGAGGCCGTTTCATGGAAGAAGCTGTTCCAGGTGGACAAGGTGCAATGGCGGCAGTGCTTGGTGCTGAACGTGAAGCACTGGCAGTATTATGCCAAAATGTAACTGAAGAGAGTGGTGTTGTGGAACTGGCTAACGTCAATTGCCCGGGCCAGATCGTTGTTTCTGGATCTCAGGAAGGCGTTAACGGTGTTGTGCAACGCGTTAAAGAAGCTGGTGGTAAGCGGGCGATTCCATTAGAAGTAAGTGGACCTTTTCACTCTTCTATGATGAAAGCTGCTGCGGACCGTTTGGCAGAAGAGTTGAAGAAGGTAACCTTCAACGCTCCAAATGTACCTGTCATTGTTAATGTCACAGCATCACCGGTAACGGATCCCGAAGAAATTCGCGAACTGCTTGTTCGTCAGGTGTATTCCCCTGTGCTTTGGCAGGACAGTATTGAATGGTTGATTGCGGATGGTGTGGATACTTTTGTTGAGATTGGTTCTGGCAGTGTTCTGGCAGGTCTAATTCGCAAAATAGACAAAACAGTCAAGGTAATCAACATTAATACACTTGAAAGTGTCCAAAATGTTTTGTGA
- the plsX gene encoding phosphate acyltransferase PlsX encodes MLIAIDAMGGDNAPECNVEGALSAAAEWKDTQIVLVGDEARLEPLLKDKPSNLTIRHAGDVIGSDDEPVKAVRRKKDSSMVVAGRMVREGEADAMISSGNTGALMTTGLLVVGRMQGIERPALAPMIPTLDDVGVLALDLGANMDAKPEHLVQYALMGSIYRNKVHGIAKPRVGLLNVGTEPGKGNELTKEAYPLLENLPGIHFIGNVEARDVLTGNCDVLVCDGFAGNILLKSLEGTAGAMFSLLKEQFSRSLKTKLGAAMLMPELRALKGKMDYKEHGGAPLLGLSGLVVKGHGSSDGNAVKNAVRQARIALQADLVPSISKEISGK; translated from the coding sequence GTGCTGATCGCCATTGATGCCATGGGCGGGGACAACGCTCCTGAATGTAATGTCGAGGGGGCGTTGTCCGCGGCCGCGGAATGGAAAGATACGCAGATTGTGCTCGTAGGTGACGAAGCCAGATTAGAGCCACTGCTGAAGGACAAGCCGTCCAACCTGACGATACGTCATGCAGGAGATGTCATTGGTTCTGATGACGAGCCAGTTAAGGCAGTTCGTCGTAAAAAAGATTCATCCATGGTTGTAGCTGGACGAATGGTGCGCGAAGGCGAAGCAGATGCTATGATTTCGTCAGGTAACACAGGTGCGCTTATGACTACGGGGCTCCTCGTAGTTGGTCGTATGCAGGGGATTGAACGTCCTGCACTGGCGCCTATGATTCCAACGCTTGACGATGTTGGTGTGCTGGCTCTTGATCTTGGTGCTAACATGGATGCGAAGCCTGAACATCTGGTGCAATATGCGCTGATGGGCAGCATTTACCGGAACAAAGTGCATGGCATAGCTAAGCCGCGTGTTGGACTTCTAAATGTAGGGACGGAGCCTGGGAAGGGCAACGAATTGACAAAAGAAGCATATCCGCTGCTCGAGAACTTGCCAGGTATCCATTTTATCGGTAATGTTGAGGCACGTGACGTGCTGACAGGGAACTGCGATGTGCTTGTCTGCGATGGATTTGCCGGTAATATTTTGCTGAAGTCACTAGAAGGTACGGCGGGTGCAATGTTTTCTTTGCTGAAAGAGCAATTTAGTCGTTCTTTGAAGACTAAGCTTGGAGCGGCTATGCTGATGCCGGAGCTTAGAGCTCTAAAGGGTAAGATGGATTACAAAGAGCACGGTGGTGCGCCACTGCTCGGTCTTAGCGGATTGGTAGTAAAGGGGCACGGATCTTCTGACGGAAATGCGGTTAAGAATGCGGTAAGACAAGCGCGGATTGCTCTGCAAGCCGATCTTGTGCCAAGTATATCCAAGGAAATTAGCGGGAAGTGA
- a CDS encoding DUF177 domain-containing protein: MQIHFRKLANADEPLHIHDVVDVSEVVKGRKDILTVAPLSVDLKALPAGTDCVNVVGKLSGDVDMLCSRCLTEVKSDLNIPFAETFKWLKQPVLPDDEDEDLIYVKDEVVDLIPYVEENFVLHIPDSVLCKADCLGLCQKCGQNLNEGTCSCDNTVIDPRLAGLKDFFK; encoded by the coding sequence ATGCAGATTCACTTTCGCAAATTAGCGAATGCCGATGAACCGTTACATATTCACGATGTTGTGGATGTCAGCGAGGTAGTCAAAGGGCGCAAGGATATTCTAACTGTTGCTCCGCTCTCAGTGGACCTTAAAGCGCTGCCCGCGGGAACCGATTGTGTGAACGTGGTGGGAAAACTGAGTGGAGATGTGGACATGTTATGTTCACGTTGTCTCACGGAGGTCAAAAGTGATTTGAACATTCCTTTTGCTGAGACTTTCAAGTGGCTTAAGCAGCCAGTTCTTCCAGATGACGAAGATGAGGATCTCATTTACGTCAAGGATGAGGTTGTGGATCTTATCCCGTATGTGGAAGAAAATTTCGTACTGCACATACCGGATTCGGTATTGTGCAAGGCAGACTGTCTTGGTCTTTGTCAGAAATGCGGACAGAACTTGAACGAAGGCACCTGCAGTTGCGACAACACAGTGATCGATCCTCGACTCGCTGGGTTGAAAGACTTTTTCAAATGA
- the rpmF gene encoding 50S ribosomal protein L32, translating into MAVPQRRTSKTRRDKRRTHFKLVVPGMVKCEQCGELKLAHHVCKVCGTYKAREIIKQ; encoded by the coding sequence ATGGCAGTACCACAACGTAGAACGTCTAAGACACGCCGTGACAAACGTCGCACCCACTTTAAGTTGGTTGTGCCGGGCATGGTGAAATGCGAACAATGCGGAGAGTTGAAATTGGCTCACCACGTATGTAAAGTTTGCGGAACTTACAAAGCAAGAGAAATCATCAAACAATAG
- a CDS encoding acyl carrier protein, whose amino-acid sequence MSDVLERVKRIVIDRLGADEAEVTLEASFKDDLGADSLDVVELVMELEDEFDMEISDEDAETITTVGEVVKYIQSHT is encoded by the coding sequence ATGTCCGATGTATTAGAGCGTGTAAAACGCATTGTCATCGACCGCTTAGGTGCCGATGAAGCTGAGGTAACATTAGAAGCGTCTTTCAAAGATGATTTAGGTGCTGATTCTCTTGATGTAGTAGAATTGGTTATGGAATTGGAAGATGAATTCGACATGGAAATCTCTGATGAAGATGCAGAGACGATTACGACTGTGGGTGAAGTTGTGAAGTACATACAATCTCATACCTAG
- the fapR gene encoding transcription factor FapR — protein sequence MSKKERQQQLLHIIAGNPFVTDRELTRQLKVSIQTIRLDRMELGIPELRERMKQMAEHSYDQVRSLPADEVIGDIVDLQLDKSGISIFEIREDHVFSRNGIARGHYVFAQANSLAVAVINDEIALTASADIRFVRTVQLGEKCIAKAQVRSLAGRGGKAEVDVFTYVGEELVFQGHFIVYRSANDEHSEGGNHSADRH from the coding sequence ATGTCCAAGAAAGAACGTCAGCAACAGCTGCTACATATAATCGCAGGCAATCCTTTTGTAACGGATCGGGAGTTGACTCGTCAGCTGAAAGTTAGCATTCAGACGATTCGGTTAGACCGGATGGAGCTGGGAATACCGGAACTGCGTGAGCGAATGAAGCAAATGGCTGAGCACTCTTATGATCAGGTGCGCTCTTTGCCTGCGGATGAAGTCATCGGAGACATTGTGGATTTGCAGCTGGACAAGAGTGGTATATCGATATTTGAGATTCGCGAGGACCACGTCTTCTCTAGAAATGGGATCGCCCGTGGTCATTATGTGTTTGCTCAAGCCAACTCACTTGCGGTTGCCGTAATCAACGATGAAATTGCTCTGACCGCTTCAGCCGATATTCGTTTTGTGCGCACGGTTCAGTTAGGTGAGAAATGTATCGCCAAAGCACAAGTACGGTCGCTAGCCGGTAGAGGTGGCAAAGCGGAGGTGGACGTATTCACCTATGTCGGAGAAGAACTAGTGTTTCAGGGCCATTTTATAGTGTATCGGTCCGCAAATGATGAACACAGTGAAGGGGGTAACCATAGTGCTGATCGCCATTGA
- a CDS encoding beta-ketoacyl-ACP synthase III has translation MRQLRPVGIIGTGKYVPEKIMTNSDLEKIVETNDEWIVSRTGIRERHIAAPHEATSDLAYEAALKALDSAGMKAEDLDLIIIATVTPDSSFPSTACILQDKLGAKGAAAFDLSAACSGFVYSLATAVGFIQNGMYNNALIIGADTLSRITDYTDRNTCVLFGDGAGAVIIGEVPEGRGFQSFDLGAEGSGGNLLKLEAGGSRLPASQQTIEDKKHFIYMNGREVFKFAVRVMGSATERVLTKAGLGKEDIDLFVPHQANIRIIQSAMQRLDLPPEKCVINVDKYANTSAASIPLALVEAAEEGRMKEGDTVLMVGFGGGLTWGASVLIW, from the coding sequence ATGAGACAGTTGCGACCGGTTGGGATTATAGGAACAGGGAAATATGTACCTGAGAAAATAATGACAAATAGCGATCTGGAAAAAATAGTGGAGACTAACGATGAGTGGATCGTCAGTCGGACAGGCATCCGTGAAAGACATATTGCTGCGCCTCATGAGGCGACTTCTGATCTAGCGTATGAAGCAGCACTCAAGGCACTTGATTCCGCAGGAATGAAAGCCGAAGATTTGGATCTTATTATTATTGCAACAGTAACACCTGATAGTTCTTTTCCTTCTACAGCCTGCATTTTGCAGGATAAACTGGGTGCTAAAGGTGCTGCGGCGTTTGACTTGTCAGCAGCCTGCTCTGGTTTTGTATATAGCTTAGCTACAGCAGTTGGATTCATTCAGAACGGAATGTACAACAATGCACTTATTATAGGTGCGGATACTTTATCCCGCATCACAGATTATACGGATCGAAATACTTGTGTCTTGTTCGGTGATGGAGCAGGTGCGGTAATCATTGGTGAGGTTCCAGAAGGTCGTGGTTTCCAATCCTTTGATCTGGGTGCTGAAGGCTCTGGAGGGAACTTGCTTAAGCTGGAAGCCGGCGGTTCACGATTGCCTGCATCTCAGCAAACTATAGAAGATAAGAAGCATTTCATCTATATGAATGGCCGTGAAGTATTTAAATTTGCAGTTCGTGTGATGGGTTCAGCTACAGAACGTGTGCTTACCAAAGCTGGTCTGGGTAAGGAAGATATTGATTTGTTTGTGCCACACCAAGCAAATATTCGTATCATTCAATCCGCTATGCAGCGTCTTGATCTGCCACCGGAGAAATGTGTAATCAATGTTGATAAATATGCCAATACTTCAGCGGCTTCTATTCCACTTGCTCTTGTTGAAGCTGCGGAAGAAGGACGTATGAAAGAGGGCGACACCGTCCTAATGGTTGGTTTCGGCGGTGGCTTGACTTGGGGCGCATCTGTATTGATCTGGTAA
- the fabF gene encoding beta-ketoacyl-ACP synthase II, with the protein MSHRVVVTGMGVITSLGKDLETFWDNLMSGKSGISMVEAFDVSEYTTQIASSVKDFDPEALFGRKEARKMDRFVQFAVAAGEDALRDSGLKIGEDIDAERIGVSVGSGIGGLGTWEDNHNLLLEKGPKRVSPFFIPMMIANMGSGQLSINLGAKGPNTTTVTACATGTHSIGESFRLIQRGDADAMICGGSEATIRPTGMAGFCAMRAMSTRNDEPEKASRPFDVDRDGFVMGEGAGILILESLEHAQKRGAKIYAEVIGYGLSADAHHMTEPDPDGAARCMKMAIRDAGISPEDIDYINAHGTSTPVGDRSETAAVKKALGDHAYKVAISSTKSMTGHLLGAAGGVEAIICGLSLQTGMIAPTINLDNQDPECDLDYVPNVSRKADLDIVMSNSFGFGGHNATVILKKYNQ; encoded by the coding sequence TTGAGTCATAGAGTGGTTGTAACCGGGATGGGCGTAATTACGTCACTGGGTAAAGACTTGGAGACGTTCTGGGATAATCTGATGAGCGGTAAATCAGGTATATCGATGGTTGAAGCCTTTGATGTCAGTGAATATACTACGCAAATTGCTTCGTCAGTTAAAGACTTTGATCCTGAGGCGCTTTTTGGCCGCAAGGAAGCCCGAAAAATGGACCGTTTTGTACAATTTGCAGTGGCTGCCGGTGAAGATGCGTTGAGAGACAGTGGACTTAAGATCGGTGAAGATATCGATGCTGAACGGATCGGTGTATCTGTTGGTTCGGGTATCGGAGGTCTTGGTACTTGGGAAGACAATCATAATCTGTTGCTTGAAAAAGGGCCAAAACGGGTTAGCCCGTTCTTTATCCCGATGATGATCGCTAACATGGGTTCTGGACAGCTGTCCATTAACCTCGGTGCAAAGGGACCGAATACGACTACAGTGACAGCTTGTGCTACAGGAACTCATTCCATTGGGGAATCCTTCCGCTTGATTCAACGTGGAGACGCGGATGCAATGATCTGCGGTGGTTCGGAAGCGACCATTCGTCCAACAGGAATGGCAGGTTTTTGTGCAATGAGAGCGATGTCCACTCGTAATGATGAGCCTGAGAAGGCTAGTCGACCGTTTGATGTAGATCGCGACGGTTTTGTTATGGGAGAGGGCGCCGGAATTCTTATTCTGGAATCTCTTGAACATGCACAGAAACGTGGAGCGAAGATTTATGCAGAGGTTATCGGCTATGGTCTGAGCGCTGATGCTCATCATATGACTGAGCCTGATCCAGATGGTGCAGCTCGCTGCATGAAGATGGCAATCCGTGATGCTGGTATCTCTCCTGAAGATATTGATTACATCAATGCACATGGTACTTCAACGCCTGTAGGAGATAGATCAGAAACGGCTGCTGTTAAGAAAGCATTGGGTGATCACGCCTATAAAGTAGCTATTAGCTCAACGAAATCCATGACGGGTCATCTTCTGGGTGCCGCTGGCGGAGTAGAAGCTATTATCTGTGGACTCTCCTTGCAAACGGGTATGATTGCGCCAACCATTAATTTGGACAATCAGGACCCAGAATGTGATTTGGATTATGTACCAAATGTGTCACGTAAAGCCGATCTTGATATTGTAATGTCGAATTCGTTTGGATTCGGGGGACATAACGCAACAGTTATTCTAAAAAAATATAATCAGTAA
- the rnc gene encoding ribonuclease III, which produces MKGELKQLQQQLQIQFHDSVLLKQAFTHASYVNEHRFNQHQDNERLEFLGDAVLELTVSEYLYNLLPDRPEGELTKLRAAIVCEPSLVKFAESLGFGRFVLLGKGEELTGGRTRPALLADVFESFVGALYLDQGLETVRSFLDNHVFPLVETDGKLQMQMTDYKTELQELIQQHNMGTLEYRIIEERGPAHEREFVSEVLMTNRSLGKGSGRSKKEAEQQAAAAALLHLKEDGA; this is translated from the coding sequence GTGAAAGGAGAACTGAAGCAGTTACAACAGCAACTTCAAATCCAATTTCACGATTCTGTGCTTCTGAAGCAGGCCTTTACCCATGCATCCTATGTGAATGAACACCGTTTCAATCAGCATCAGGACAATGAACGTCTCGAATTTCTTGGGGATGCAGTTCTGGAGTTAACGGTTTCTGAATATTTGTACAATCTGTTGCCAGACCGACCTGAGGGAGAGTTGACCAAGCTGCGGGCCGCTATTGTATGCGAGCCTTCACTGGTCAAATTTGCGGAGAGTTTAGGTTTTGGCCGTTTTGTACTGTTGGGCAAAGGGGAAGAACTTACGGGCGGTCGTACTCGCCCGGCCCTGCTGGCTGATGTATTCGAATCCTTCGTGGGAGCGCTTTATCTTGACCAAGGACTGGAAACTGTGCGGTCTTTTCTTGATAATCACGTATTTCCACTTGTGGAGACGGATGGGAAACTGCAAATGCAGATGACCGATTATAAGACGGAACTGCAAGAGCTAATTCAGCAGCACAATATGGGTACGTTGGAATATCGGATCATTGAAGAACGGGGACCCGCGCATGAGCGTGAATTCGTCTCTGAAGTGTTAATGACTAACCGTTCACTTGGTAAAGGGAGCGGCCGCTCCAAGAAGGAAGCAGAGCAGCAGGCTGCAGCAGCTGCACTGTTACATCTGAAAGAAGACGGTGCTTGA
- the fabG gene encoding 3-oxoacyl-[acyl-carrier-protein] reductase — MFSALRGQTALVTGGSRGIGRSIALALAEHGVKVAVNYAGSEAAAHETVARIAELGSEGIALRGDVGNSEQAESLVKEVLNTWGRIDIVVNNAGITRDNLIMRMKEEEFDQVIETNLKGVFNCLKAATRPMMKQRYGRIINISSVVGVTGNPGQANYSAAKAGVIGLTKAAARELSSRGITVNCIAPGFIDTDMTRELSEEVRSELEKGIPLARLGRPEEIAMAVVFLASEGAAYMTGQTLHVDGGMYM; from the coding sequence ATGTTCTCAGCATTGCGGGGCCAGACAGCCCTTGTAACTGGCGGCTCACGTGGCATTGGTCGTAGTATCGCGCTTGCTCTTGCAGAACACGGCGTAAAGGTAGCCGTGAACTATGCAGGGAGTGAAGCGGCGGCACACGAGACTGTGGCTCGTATTGCCGAGCTTGGCTCGGAGGGCATTGCTCTCCGTGGAGATGTCGGCAATAGTGAACAGGCTGAGAGCCTTGTGAAAGAGGTTCTTAACACCTGGGGACGTATTGACATTGTTGTCAATAATGCCGGCATTACCAGGGATAACCTGATTATGCGCATGAAAGAGGAAGAGTTCGATCAAGTCATTGAGACGAATCTGAAAGGTGTGTTTAATTGCCTTAAGGCAGCTACACGTCCGATGATGAAACAGCGTTACGGTCGAATTATTAATATTTCTTCGGTTGTGGGTGTGACAGGTAATCCTGGTCAGGCTAATTATTCTGCAGCTAAGGCTGGTGTCATCGGTCTAACGAAGGCAGCAGCTCGTGAGCTTTCCTCGCGGGGCATCACCGTTAACTGTATCGCTCCTGGTTTTATCGATACAGATATGACGCGTGAACTCTCTGAAGAAGTTCGCAGTGAGCTAGAGAAGGGCATTCCACTAGCTCGTCTTGGGCGTCCGGAAGAGATAGCTATGGCAGTTGTTTTCCTGGCTTCTGAAGGCGCCGCTTATATGACCGGCCAGACACTACACGTGGATGGCGGGATGTATATGTAA
- a CDS encoding nucleotidyltransferase — MTTVGIVAEYNPLHNGHVHHFTESKRLSGAESAIVVMSGPFTQRGEPAAVSKQARTEMALRMGADLVIELPVAYAVQPAEWFAFGAVALLEATGVVDSLCFGSEAGTLGSLLPLARYLAEESSELQSEIRRRMALGASFPAAYSAAAAVAWEGTLNSEESPGDAGELLRQPNNSLGLHYLIALQRMHSKIQPLTVPRTAAGFHDPLQANSSIASATAIRKLLQDGGSPAAYMPDYSVSILEREHAAGRGPLELENFRGPLRHLLYTRTASELRTIQDMNEGLENRILRLMPELEQFSISGLLQALKSKRYTHTRLQRLLLHVLLNHTKEEMTPSVLAEGPGYIRILGFRERGRVLLKQMKQKATLPIVIRPSLCSHPQLERDLQAASAFAGAFQEPLRNDMYRDFLEPPVMV, encoded by the coding sequence GTGACAACGGTTGGAATAGTAGCAGAATACAATCCATTACATAACGGTCATGTACACCACTTCACCGAATCCAAAAGACTATCAGGCGCAGAGAGTGCCATCGTCGTCATGAGCGGACCCTTTACCCAGCGCGGTGAGCCGGCGGCGGTGAGCAAGCAGGCCCGGACAGAGATGGCGCTACGAATGGGCGCCGACCTCGTCATTGAGCTGCCGGTGGCCTATGCCGTCCAGCCGGCCGAATGGTTTGCGTTCGGAGCAGTTGCACTGCTGGAAGCGACCGGGGTCGTGGACAGCTTGTGCTTCGGCTCCGAAGCCGGCACTTTGGGTTCGCTGCTTCCTCTGGCCAGGTATCTGGCAGAGGAAAGCAGCGAACTTCAGAGCGAGATCCGCCGCCGCATGGCGCTCGGAGCGAGCTTCCCCGCCGCGTATAGCGCAGCGGCGGCTGTGGCTTGGGAAGGGACTCTCAATAGTGAGGAGAGTCCCGGCGACGCTGGCGAGTTGCTGCGCCAGCCGAATAACAGCCTTGGCTTGCATTACCTTATCGCTTTACAGAGGATGCATAGCAAGATACAGCCTCTGACCGTTCCGCGAACGGCAGCCGGCTTCCATGATCCTTTGCAGGCTAACTCTTCTATTGCAAGCGCAACTGCCATTCGCAAGCTGCTGCAAGATGGCGGATCTCCAGCAGCTTACATGCCGGATTATAGCGTGTCCATATTAGAAAGAGAGCATGCAGCCGGTAGAGGTCCTCTGGAACTAGAGAATTTCCGCGGGCCCCTCCGTCACCTGCTCTATACACGTACTGCTTCCGAGCTACGAACAATCCAAGATATGAACGAAGGCTTGGAGAATAGAATTCTTCGTCTTATGCCCGAGCTGGAGCAATTCTCTATTTCAGGCTTGCTTCAAGCCCTTAAGAGCAAGCGCTACACACATACACGGCTGCAACGTCTGCTACTACACGTGCTGTTAAACCACACAAAGGAAGAAATGACCCCTTCTGTGCTAGCAGAGGGGCCCGGTTATATTCGAATCCTTGGTTTTAGAGAACGCGGACGCGTGCTTCTAAAACAAATGAAACAAAAAGCAACCTTACCCATCGTCATACGACCGTCACTATGCTCTCATCCACAGTTAGAGCGGGATCTACAGGCAGCATCCGCTTTCGCTGGAGCCTTCCAGGAACCTCTCAGAAACGATATGTATCGCGATTTTTTGGAACCTCCGGTCATGGTTTGA